One window from the genome of Oryctolagus cuniculus chromosome 1, mOryCun1.1, whole genome shotgun sequence encodes:
- the OTUB1 gene encoding ubiquitin thioesterase OTUB1 isoform X5 produces MAQQDRIQQEIAVHNPLVSERLELSVLYKEYAEDDNIYQQKIKDLHRKYSYIRKTRPDGNCFYRAFGFSHLEALLDDSKELQRFKAVSAKSKEDLVSQGFTEFTIEDFHNTFMDLIEQVEKQTSVADLLASFNDQSTSDYLVVYLRLLTSGYLQRESKFFEHFIEGGRTVKEFCQQEVEPMCKESDHIHIIALAQALSVSIQVEYMDRGEGGTTNPHVFPEGSEPKVYLLYRPGHYDILYK; encoded by the exons ATGGCCCAGCAGGACCGGATTCAGCAAGAG ATCGCAGTGCACAACCCCCTGGTGTCCGAACGGCTGGAACTCTCGGTCTTGTACAAGGAGTACGCGGAGGACGACAACATCTACCAACAGAAGATCAAG GACCTCCACAGAAAGTACTCCTACATCCGCAAGACCAGGCCCGACGGCAACTGCTTCTACCGCGCTTTCGGGTTTTCCCACTTGGAGGCACTGCTGGACGACAGCAAGGAGTTGCAGCG GTTCAAGGCCGTGTCTGCCAAGAGCAAGGAGGACCTGGTGTCCCAGGGCTTCACCGAGTTCACAATCGAGGACTTCCACAACACG TTCATGGACCTGATCGAGCAGGTGGAGAAGCAGACCTCCGTCGCCGACCTGCTGGCCTCCTTCAACGACCAGAGCACCTCGGACTACCTCGTGGTCTACCTGCGGCTGCTCACCTCCGGCTACCTGCAGCGCGAGAGCAAGTTCTTCGAGCACTTCATCGAGGGCGGGCGGACCGTCAAGGAGTTCTGCCAGCAG GAGGTGGAGCCCATGTGCAAGGAGAGCGACCACATCCACATCATCGCGCTGGCCCAGGCCCTCAGCGTCTCCATCCAGGTGGAGTACATGGACCGCGGCGAGGGCGGCACCACCAACCCGCACGTCTTCCCCGAGGGCTCCGAGCCCAAGGTCTACCTGCTCTACCGGCCCGGACACTACGACATCCTCTACAAATAG
- the OTUB1 gene encoding ubiquitin thioesterase OTUB1 isoform X4 produces MGLLQRGGPAPRARQGVNCLAYDEAIMAQQDRIQQEIAVHNPLVSERLELSVLYKEYAEDDNIYQQKIKDLHRKYSYIRKTRPDGNCFYRAFGFSHLEALLDDSKELQRFKAVSAKSKEDLVSQGFTEFTIEDFHNTFMDLIEQVEKQTSVADLLASFNDQSTSDYLVVYLRLLTSGYLQRESKFFEHFIEGGRTVKEFCQQEVEPMCKESDHIHIIALAQALSVSIQVEYMDRGEGGTTNPHVFPEGSEPKVYLLYRPGHYDILYK; encoded by the exons ATGGGACTTCTGCAGAGAGGGGGCCCTGCTCCTAGAGCACGCCAAG GTGTTAACTGTCTGGCCTACGATGAAGCCATCATGGCCCAGCAGGACCGGATTCAGCAAGAG ATCGCAGTGCACAACCCCCTGGTGTCCGAACGGCTGGAACTCTCGGTCTTGTACAAGGAGTACGCGGAGGACGACAACATCTACCAACAGAAGATCAAG GACCTCCACAGAAAGTACTCCTACATCCGCAAGACCAGGCCCGACGGCAACTGCTTCTACCGCGCTTTCGGGTTTTCCCACTTGGAGGCACTGCTGGACGACAGCAAGGAGTTGCAGCG GTTCAAGGCCGTGTCTGCCAAGAGCAAGGAGGACCTGGTGTCCCAGGGCTTCACCGAGTTCACAATCGAGGACTTCCACAACACG TTCATGGACCTGATCGAGCAGGTGGAGAAGCAGACCTCCGTCGCCGACCTGCTGGCCTCCTTCAACGACCAGAGCACCTCGGACTACCTCGTGGTCTACCTGCGGCTGCTCACCTCCGGCTACCTGCAGCGCGAGAGCAAGTTCTTCGAGCACTTCATCGAGGGCGGGCGGACCGTCAAGGAGTTCTGCCAGCAG GAGGTGGAGCCCATGTGCAAGGAGAGCGACCACATCCACATCATCGCGCTGGCCCAGGCCCTCAGCGTCTCCATCCAGGTGGAGTACATGGACCGCGGCGAGGGCGGCACCACCAACCCGCACGTCTTCCCCGAGGGCTCCGAGCCCAAGGTCTACCTGCTCTACCGGCCCGGACACTACGACATCCTCTACAAATAG
- the COX8A gene encoding cytochrome c oxidase subunit 8A, mitochondrial, with translation MSVLTPLLLRGLTSPARRLLVPRAQIHSKPPREQLGTMDVAIGLTSCFLCFLLPAGWILSHLDNYKKRA, from the exons ATGTCCGTCCTGACGCCGCTGCTGCTGAGGGGCCTGACAAGCCCGGCCCGGCGGCTCCTCGTGCCGCGCGCGCAGATCCACTCCAAGCCCCCGCGGGAGCAGCTCGGGACCATG GATGTCGCCATTGGGCTCACCTCCTGCTTCCTGTGCTTCCTGCTGCCGGCGGGCTGGATCCTGTCGCACCTGGATAACTACAAGAAGCGGGCGTGA
- the OTUB1 gene encoding ubiquitin thioesterase OTUB1 isoform X3, with amino-acid sequence MDSREEGSASWDSGPWAGVNCLAYDEAIMAQQDRIQQEIAVHNPLVSERLELSVLYKEYAEDDNIYQQKIKDLHRKYSYIRKTRPDGNCFYRAFGFSHLEALLDDSKELQRFKAVSAKSKEDLVSQGFTEFTIEDFHNTFMDLIEQVEKQTSVADLLASFNDQSTSDYLVVYLRLLTSGYLQRESKFFEHFIEGGRTVKEFCQQEVEPMCKESDHIHIIALAQALSVSIQVEYMDRGEGGTTNPHVFPEGSEPKVYLLYRPGHYDILYK; translated from the exons ATGGACAGCAGGGAGGAAGGCAGTGCCAGCTGGGACAGTGGACCCTGGGCCG GTGTTAACTGTCTGGCCTACGATGAAGCCATCATGGCCCAGCAGGACCGGATTCAGCAAGAG ATCGCAGTGCACAACCCCCTGGTGTCCGAACGGCTGGAACTCTCGGTCTTGTACAAGGAGTACGCGGAGGACGACAACATCTACCAACAGAAGATCAAG GACCTCCACAGAAAGTACTCCTACATCCGCAAGACCAGGCCCGACGGCAACTGCTTCTACCGCGCTTTCGGGTTTTCCCACTTGGAGGCACTGCTGGACGACAGCAAGGAGTTGCAGCG GTTCAAGGCCGTGTCTGCCAAGAGCAAGGAGGACCTGGTGTCCCAGGGCTTCACCGAGTTCACAATCGAGGACTTCCACAACACG TTCATGGACCTGATCGAGCAGGTGGAGAAGCAGACCTCCGTCGCCGACCTGCTGGCCTCCTTCAACGACCAGAGCACCTCGGACTACCTCGTGGTCTACCTGCGGCTGCTCACCTCCGGCTACCTGCAGCGCGAGAGCAAGTTCTTCGAGCACTTCATCGAGGGCGGGCGGACCGTCAAGGAGTTCTGCCAGCAG GAGGTGGAGCCCATGTGCAAGGAGAGCGACCACATCCACATCATCGCGCTGGCCCAGGCCCTCAGCGTCTCCATCCAGGTGGAGTACATGGACCGCGGCGAGGGCGGCACCACCAACCCGCACGTCTTCCCCGAGGGCTCCGAGCCCAAGGTCTACCTGCTCTACCGGCCCGGACACTACGACATCCTCTACAAATAG
- the OTUB1 gene encoding ubiquitin thioesterase OTUB1 isoform X2, which translates to MAAEEPQQQKQEPLGSDSEGVNCLAYDEAIMAQQDRIQQEIAVHNPLVSERLELSVLYKEYAEDDNIYQQKIKDLHRKYSYIRKTRPDGNCFYRAFGFSHLEALLDDSKELQRFKAVSAKSKEDLVSQGFTEFTIEDFHNTFMDLIEQVEKQTSVADLLASFNDQSTSDYLVVYLRLLTSGYLQRESKFFEHFIEGGRTVKEFCQQEVEPMCKESDHIHIIALAQALSVSIQVEYMDRGEGGTTNPHVFPEGSEPKVYLLYRPGHYDILYK; encoded by the exons ATGGCGGCGGAGGAACCTCAGCAGCAGAAGCAGGAGCCGCTGGGCAGCGACTCCGAAG GTGTTAACTGTCTGGCCTACGATGAAGCCATCATGGCCCAGCAGGACCGGATTCAGCAAGAG ATCGCAGTGCACAACCCCCTGGTGTCCGAACGGCTGGAACTCTCGGTCTTGTACAAGGAGTACGCGGAGGACGACAACATCTACCAACAGAAGATCAAG GACCTCCACAGAAAGTACTCCTACATCCGCAAGACCAGGCCCGACGGCAACTGCTTCTACCGCGCTTTCGGGTTTTCCCACTTGGAGGCACTGCTGGACGACAGCAAGGAGTTGCAGCG GTTCAAGGCCGTGTCTGCCAAGAGCAAGGAGGACCTGGTGTCCCAGGGCTTCACCGAGTTCACAATCGAGGACTTCCACAACACG TTCATGGACCTGATCGAGCAGGTGGAGAAGCAGACCTCCGTCGCCGACCTGCTGGCCTCCTTCAACGACCAGAGCACCTCGGACTACCTCGTGGTCTACCTGCGGCTGCTCACCTCCGGCTACCTGCAGCGCGAGAGCAAGTTCTTCGAGCACTTCATCGAGGGCGGGCGGACCGTCAAGGAGTTCTGCCAGCAG GAGGTGGAGCCCATGTGCAAGGAGAGCGACCACATCCACATCATCGCGCTGGCCCAGGCCCTCAGCGTCTCCATCCAGGTGGAGTACATGGACCGCGGCGAGGGCGGCACCACCAACCCGCACGTCTTCCCCGAGGGCTCCGAGCCCAAGGTCTACCTGCTCTACCGGCCCGGACACTACGACATCCTCTACAAATAG
- the OTUB1 gene encoding ubiquitin thioesterase OTUB1 isoform X1, which yields MRKCRPPGSSARSPLLSPQETSPCPRAFLGRPVLMDSREEGSASWDSGPWAGVNCLAYDEAIMAQQDRIQQEIAVHNPLVSERLELSVLYKEYAEDDNIYQQKIKDLHRKYSYIRKTRPDGNCFYRAFGFSHLEALLDDSKELQRFKAVSAKSKEDLVSQGFTEFTIEDFHNTFMDLIEQVEKQTSVADLLASFNDQSTSDYLVVYLRLLTSGYLQRESKFFEHFIEGGRTVKEFCQQEVEPMCKESDHIHIIALAQALSVSIQVEYMDRGEGGTTNPHVFPEGSEPKVYLLYRPGHYDILYK from the exons ATGCGGAAGTGCAGGCCCCCAGGAAGCTCTGCCCGCAGCCCCCTGCTTTCCCCCCAGGAGACCTCGCCCTGCCCCCGAGCATTCCTGGGCAGGCCAGTGCTGATGGACAGCAGGGAGGAAGGCAGTGCCAGCTGGGACAGTGGACCCTGGGCCG GTGTTAACTGTCTGGCCTACGATGAAGCCATCATGGCCCAGCAGGACCGGATTCAGCAAGAG ATCGCAGTGCACAACCCCCTGGTGTCCGAACGGCTGGAACTCTCGGTCTTGTACAAGGAGTACGCGGAGGACGACAACATCTACCAACAGAAGATCAAG GACCTCCACAGAAAGTACTCCTACATCCGCAAGACCAGGCCCGACGGCAACTGCTTCTACCGCGCTTTCGGGTTTTCCCACTTGGAGGCACTGCTGGACGACAGCAAGGAGTTGCAGCG GTTCAAGGCCGTGTCTGCCAAGAGCAAGGAGGACCTGGTGTCCCAGGGCTTCACCGAGTTCACAATCGAGGACTTCCACAACACG TTCATGGACCTGATCGAGCAGGTGGAGAAGCAGACCTCCGTCGCCGACCTGCTGGCCTCCTTCAACGACCAGAGCACCTCGGACTACCTCGTGGTCTACCTGCGGCTGCTCACCTCCGGCTACCTGCAGCGCGAGAGCAAGTTCTTCGAGCACTTCATCGAGGGCGGGCGGACCGTCAAGGAGTTCTGCCAGCAG GAGGTGGAGCCCATGTGCAAGGAGAGCGACCACATCCACATCATCGCGCTGGCCCAGGCCCTCAGCGTCTCCATCCAGGTGGAGTACATGGACCGCGGCGAGGGCGGCACCACCAACCCGCACGTCTTCCCCGAGGGCTCCGAGCCCAAGGTCTACCTGCTCTACCGGCCCGGACACTACGACATCCTCTACAAATAG